In Salvelinus namaycush isolate Seneca chromosome 20, SaNama_1.0, whole genome shotgun sequence, the following proteins share a genomic window:
- the LOC120064588 gene encoding retinoic acid receptor gamma-A-like → MFDCMEALAPRPLFDVSTQGACMLGKATPFFPGLDPFAWAGMASVQSVETQSTSSEEMVPSSPSPPPPPRIYKPCFVCQDKSSGYHYGVSSCEGCKGFFRRSIQKNMVYTCHRDKNCQINKVTRNRCQYCRLQKCFEVGMSKEAVRNDRNKKKKDVKEEVVLLESYELSGELEELVNKVSKAHKDTFPSLVQLGKYTTNSSADHRVQLDLGLWDKFSELSTKCIIKIVEFAKRLPGFTTLTIADQITLLKSACLDILMLRICTRYTPEQDTMTFSDGLTLNRTQMHNAGFGPLTELVFAFAGQLLPLEMDDTETGLLSAICLICGDRMDLEEPQKVDKLQEPLLEALKIYARRRRPNKPHMFPRMLMKVTDLRGISTKGAERAITLKMEIPGPMPPLIREMLENPEAFEDSSDSGDSASAPPAIQAIKKEREEEKSLEEEDEDEEDEWGDEERERGADSDGEPWGEAAAAEAGSQKGATGRSQ, encoded by the exons CAGTAGAGACCCAGAGCACCAGCTCTGAGGAGATGGTGCCCAGTTCACCCTCTCCGCCCCCTCCTCCCCGCATCTACAAGCCCTGTTTCGTGTGCCAGGACAAGTCCTCTGGCTACCACTACGGGGTCAGCTCCTGTGAGGGTTGCAAG ggaTTCTTCCGGCGCAGTATTCAGAAGAACATGGTGTATACCTGCCACCGAGACAAGAACTGTCAGATCAACAAGGTGACCCGTAATCGCTGTCAGTACTGCCGGCTGCAAAAGTGCTTTGAGGTTGGCATGTCCAAAGAAG CGGTGCGTAATGACAggaacaagaagaagaaggatgtgaaggaggaggtggtGTTGCTGGAGAGCTACGAGCTCAGTGGAGAACTGGAGGAGCTAGTCAACAAAGTCAGCAAGGCCCACAAAGACACCTTTCCCTCACTTGTCCAGCTGGGCAAATACACTaca AACTCCAGTGCAGACCACCGTGTACAGTTGGATCTGGGGCTGTGGGATAAGTTCAGTGAACTCTCCACCAAGTGCATCATCAAAATAGTGGAGTTTGCCAAGCGCCTGCCAGGCTTCACCACCCTCACCATCGCTGACCAGATCACTCTCCTCAAATCAGCCTGTCTGGACATACTG atGCTGAGGATCTGTACTCGCTACACTCCGGAGCAGGACACAATGACCTTCTCCGATGGGCTGACCCTGAACCGGACCCAGATGCACAACGCAGGCTTTGGCCCTCTCACAGAACTGGTGTTTGCCTTTGCTGGCCAGCTGCTGCCTCTGGAGATGGACGACACAGAAACCGgcctcctcagcgccatctgcttgatctgtggag ACCGTATGGACCTGGAGGAGCCCCAGAAGGTGGACAAGCTACAGGAACCCCTCCTGGAGGCCCTGAAAATCTACGCCCGCCGCAGACGCCCCAACAAGCCCCACATGTTCCCCCGCATGCTTATGAAGGTCACCGACCTCAGGGGCATCAGCACCAAGG GTGCTGAGAGAGCCATCACTCTGAAGATGGAGATCCCAGGCCCCATGCCTCCTCTGATCAGGGAGATGCTGGAGAACCCCGAGGCCTTTGAGGACAGCAGCGACTCTGGGGACAGCGCCTCCGCCCCCCCTGCCATCCAAGCCAtcaagaaagagagggaggaggagaagagcctcgaggaggaagatgaggatgaggaggacgAGTGGGGGgacgaggagagggagaggggggcggACAGCGATGGGGAGCCCTGGGGGGAGGCTGCAGCGGCAGAAGCGGGGTCCCAGAAAGGGGCAACTGGGAGATCCCAGTGA